A single window of Rhodococcus jostii RHA1 DNA harbors:
- a CDS encoding aspartate kinase, producing MALVVQKYGGSSVATAERIRRVAERIVETKKAGNDVVVVVSAMGDTTDELLDLAQQVCPAPPAREMDMLLTSGERISNSLVAMAIHSLGAEARSFTGSQAGVITTGAHGNAKIIDVTPGRVRDALDEGSIVLVAGFQGVSQDSKDVTTLGRGGSDTTAVALAAALEADVCEIYTDVDGIFTADPRIVPDAQRLETVSFEEMLELAACGAKVLMLRCVEYARRYNVPVHVRSSYTTKPGTIVSGSMEDIPVEEAIITGVAHDRGESKITVVGLPDTPGYAAQVFRAVAEAEINIDMVLQNISKVETGKTDITFTLPTADGPRAVEKLTKLQGDIGFTQVLFDDHIGKVSLVGAGMKSHPGVTATFCEALAKAGVNIDLISTSEIRISVLVKDVELDKAVKAIHDAFGLGGDEEAVVHAGTGR from the coding sequence GTGGCTCTCGTCGTCCAGAAGTACGGCGGATCCTCGGTGGCAACCGCCGAGAGAATCCGACGAGTGGCTGAACGGATCGTCGAGACCAAGAAGGCCGGCAACGATGTCGTCGTCGTGGTTTCAGCGATGGGGGACACCACTGATGAGCTGCTCGATCTGGCTCAGCAGGTGTGCCCAGCCCCACCCGCCCGCGAAATGGACATGCTGCTGACCTCCGGTGAGCGCATTTCCAATTCTCTCGTCGCGATGGCAATTCATTCGCTCGGTGCGGAGGCCCGTTCGTTCACGGGCTCCCAGGCGGGCGTCATCACCACCGGTGCTCACGGCAACGCCAAGATCATCGACGTCACACCGGGCCGCGTCCGGGATGCGCTCGACGAGGGCTCGATCGTCCTCGTCGCCGGGTTCCAGGGCGTCAGCCAGGACAGCAAGGACGTGACGACCCTCGGGCGCGGCGGTTCGGACACCACCGCGGTGGCCCTCGCCGCGGCCCTCGAGGCCGACGTCTGCGAGATCTACACCGACGTCGACGGCATCTTCACCGCCGACCCGCGCATCGTTCCCGACGCGCAGCGTCTCGAGACGGTGTCGTTCGAGGAGATGCTCGAGCTCGCGGCGTGCGGCGCGAAGGTGCTCATGCTCCGCTGCGTCGAGTACGCCCGCCGATACAACGTGCCTGTGCACGTCCGTTCGTCATACACGACCAAGCCGGGCACCATCGTGTCCGGATCGATGGAGGACATCCCCGTGGAAGAGGCAATCATCACCGGAGTCGCGCACGATCGCGGCGAGTCCAAGATCACCGTCGTCGGCCTGCCCGACACCCCGGGTTACGCCGCGCAGGTCTTCCGCGCGGTGGCCGAGGCGGAGATCAACATCGACATGGTGCTGCAGAACATCTCGAAGGTCGAGACCGGCAAAACCGACATCACGTTCACCTTGCCCACCGCCGACGGCCCGCGCGCCGTCGAGAAGCTGACGAAGCTGCAGGGCGACATCGGCTTCACGCAGGTGCTGTTCGACGACCACATCGGCAAGGTGTCGCTCGTCGGCGCCGGCATGAAGAGCCACCCGGGCGTCACCGCGACGTTCTGTGAGGCCCTCGCGAAGGCCGGTGTCAACATCGACCTCATCTCCACGTCCGAGATCCGTATCTCGGTGCTCGTCAAGGACGTGGAGCTGGACAAGGCCGTGAAGGCGATCCACGATGCATTCGGGCTCGGCGGCGACGAAGAAGCCGTCGTGCACGCAGGAACGGGACGGTAG
- a CDS encoding aspartate-semialdehyde dehydrogenase: MTTIAVVGATGQVGIVMRTLLEERNFPADKVRFFASARSAGKKLPFRGEEIVVEDASATSDEDLKGIDIALFSAGATLSREQAPRFAAAGATVVDNSSAFRKDPDVPLVVSEVNPEQAKNPPKGIIANPNCTTMAAMPVLKVLHDEAGLQRLIVSSYQAVSGSGIAGVEELVGQARAVIDDAEKLVHDGSAVDFPAPNKYVAPIAFNVLPLAGSIVDDGSGETDEDQKLRNESRKILGLPDLLVSGTCVRVPVITGHSLSINAEFERPLSVERAQELLSKAPGVQLVDVPTPLQAAGSDPSLVGRIRQDPGVPEGRGLALFVSGDNLRKGAALNTIQIAELLV; encoded by the coding sequence ATGACCACCATCGCTGTCGTCGGTGCCACCGGACAGGTCGGCATCGTCATGCGCACCCTCCTCGAGGAACGGAACTTCCCCGCGGACAAGGTGCGGTTCTTCGCTTCCGCGCGGTCGGCGGGCAAGAAGCTGCCGTTCCGCGGCGAGGAGATCGTCGTCGAGGACGCGTCCGCGACGTCCGACGAGGACCTGAAGGGCATCGACATCGCCCTGTTCTCGGCCGGTGCGACGCTCTCTCGTGAGCAGGCCCCGCGGTTCGCTGCGGCAGGCGCCACGGTCGTCGACAACTCGTCGGCGTTCCGCAAGGACCCCGACGTTCCGCTGGTCGTCAGCGAGGTCAACCCGGAGCAGGCGAAGAACCCGCCGAAGGGCATCATCGCCAACCCCAACTGCACCACGATGGCCGCGATGCCGGTGCTGAAGGTTCTGCACGACGAGGCCGGTCTGCAGCGTCTCATCGTGTCGAGCTACCAGGCCGTGTCGGGCAGTGGCATCGCCGGTGTCGAGGAGCTGGTGGGCCAGGCCCGTGCCGTCATCGACGATGCGGAGAAGCTGGTGCACGACGGCAGCGCCGTCGACTTCCCGGCCCCGAACAAGTACGTCGCACCCATCGCGTTCAACGTTCTGCCGCTGGCCGGCTCGATCGTCGACGACGGCAGCGGTGAGACGGACGAGGACCAGAAGCTCCGCAACGAGAGCCGCAAGATCCTCGGCCTGCCTGACCTGCTGGTGTCGGGGACTTGCGTCCGCGTCCCCGTGATCACGGGCCACTCGCTGTCGATCAACGCCGAATTCGAGCGTCCGCTGTCGGTGGAGCGTGCGCAGGAGCTCCTGTCGAAGGCTCCCGGTGTGCAGTTGGTGGACGTCCCCACCCCGCTCCAGGCCGCGGGCAGCGACCCGTCGCTGGTCGGGCGCATCCGTCAGGATCCGGGTGTCCCGGAGGGCCGCGGTCTGGCACTGTTCGTGTCCGGCGACAACCTGCGTAAGGGTGCCGCCCTCAACACCATTCAGATCGCCGAACTGTTGGTCTGA
- a CDS encoding alpha/beta hydrolase family protein yields MRVVGAAVAAILLLLTGVSEASAQPGILLSQEELPPAAVPGQAGDSVRVRYSTLRTATATGESTGSIFLPRGDPPDGGWPVVSYAHGTVGVADQCAPSVAGFNYVELPAIEQWLAAGYAIAATDYAGIGTPGVNAYLDGPAAAANAVDIVLAAHDVYGDVLSDRWIVTGLSQGGHATYFAARGASARAPALDFRGAVAVAAPTHLEQLFPAAGPAIPALPTTGIVNYALLTLAGIDDQRPEVDIRRYLSPKGIELMELAKVTCSRELGRYLLAHPASVGDLFAAPLWNEQFRALFREMQQVPVDGFDRPLRVVHSLSDTSVPIPLTWAQLAEMQQRGVNVEYQQLAAEDHRESLMASMPESLAFAARVLSPR; encoded by the coding sequence ATGAGAGTCGTCGGTGCTGCGGTGGCGGCGATTCTGTTGCTGCTCACCGGTGTGAGCGAGGCGTCCGCGCAGCCGGGAATCCTGCTGTCGCAGGAAGAACTTCCACCCGCCGCGGTCCCCGGCCAGGCAGGCGACAGCGTCCGGGTCCGCTACTCGACCCTGCGCACCGCGACCGCGACCGGTGAGTCGACCGGATCGATCTTCCTTCCCCGTGGCGATCCCCCCGACGGCGGCTGGCCGGTGGTGTCCTACGCGCACGGCACGGTCGGGGTCGCCGACCAGTGCGCGCCGTCCGTCGCCGGGTTCAACTACGTCGAACTGCCCGCGATCGAGCAGTGGCTGGCCGCCGGGTATGCCATCGCAGCAACGGATTACGCGGGAATCGGCACGCCCGGTGTCAATGCCTACCTCGACGGCCCTGCCGCCGCCGCGAACGCCGTCGACATCGTCCTGGCCGCCCACGACGTCTACGGGGACGTGCTCAGTGACCGGTGGATCGTCACGGGACTGTCGCAGGGCGGGCACGCGACCTACTTCGCTGCCCGCGGGGCCTCCGCCCGGGCACCCGCGCTCGACTTTCGCGGCGCCGTCGCGGTGGCCGCGCCGACACACCTCGAACAGCTCTTCCCGGCCGCGGGTCCCGCGATTCCGGCGCTGCCGACAACCGGAATCGTGAACTACGCGTTGCTGACCCTCGCCGGCATCGACGACCAGCGTCCGGAGGTCGACATTCGGCGGTATCTGTCGCCGAAGGGAATCGAATTGATGGAGCTGGCGAAGGTGACGTGCAGCCGGGAACTCGGCCGGTACCTGCTCGCCCATCCCGCTTCGGTCGGGGACCTGTTCGCGGCGCCCCTGTGGAACGAGCAGTTCCGGGCGCTGTTCCGGGAGATGCAGCAGGTGCCCGTCGACGGGTTCGACCGCCCCCTGCGGGTGGTGCACAGTCTGTCCGACACGTCGGTGCCGATTCCGTTGACGTGGGCGCAACTCGCCGAGATGCAGCAGCGCGGGGTGAACGTCGAATATCAGCAACTCGCCGCCGAGGATCACCGCGAATCACTGATGGCCTCAATGCCGGAGTCCCTGGCGTTCGCGGCGCGCGTGCTGTCCCCCAGGTGA
- a CDS encoding IS30 family transposase, whose amino-acid sequence MAKYSHRMVPEIFQTFWSGMAAGEFITGAAEAAGSYRKQGARWLAACGGVRPRRGRNLKGRCLTFAEREEIAIGIAAGHTLREIAKALNRSPSTISREIARNCEPSGRYRARSAHAAAYHRASRPKPSKLAINPSLRETVEKSLTERHSPEQIAGRLRLDFPDDPQMRVSTETIYQSLYQPSRGGLEHTLTRSLRTGRGLRRPSRKAGQRKNRIPDMANIADRPKDVKDRAVPGHWEGDLIVGKRNLSAIGTLVERSTGTVMLVHLPDGYKPEQTAPALTEQLETLPTSLRRTLTWDQGSEMRDWKSVSAATGIDIYFCDPHAPWQRGTNENTNGILRQYFPKGSDLSVHSKADLEWVSRQLNERPRKRLEFRTPIEEMERLLLR is encoded by the coding sequence ATGGCGAAATATTCTCATCGGATGGTTCCGGAGATCTTTCAGACGTTCTGGTCGGGGATGGCGGCGGGTGAGTTCATCACGGGCGCGGCCGAGGCGGCCGGCTCGTATCGCAAACAGGGTGCTCGGTGGCTTGCGGCCTGTGGTGGGGTGCGTCCCCGGCGTGGCCGCAACCTCAAGGGCCGGTGTTTGACGTTCGCGGAGCGGGAAGAGATCGCCATCGGCATCGCCGCAGGTCACACGCTTCGTGAGATCGCGAAAGCCTTGAACCGGAGTCCGTCGACGATCTCACGCGAGATCGCCCGCAATTGTGAGCCGTCCGGGCGGTACCGAGCCAGATCGGCTCACGCAGCCGCCTACCATCGGGCCTCGCGGCCCAAGCCGTCCAAGCTCGCCATCAATCCGTCGCTGCGCGAGACGGTCGAGAAATCCCTGACCGAGCGCCACTCACCCGAGCAGATCGCGGGCCGCCTCCGACTCGATTTCCCCGACGATCCACAGATGCGGGTGAGCACCGAGACCATCTACCAATCGCTCTACCAACCCTCCCGCGGCGGACTCGAACACACCCTCACTCGATCGTTGCGGACCGGACGTGGGCTGCGCCGACCCAGTCGGAAGGCCGGCCAGCGCAAGAATCGGATCCCCGATATGGCCAACATCGCGGACCGCCCCAAAGACGTGAAAGACCGTGCAGTACCGGGACATTGGGAGGGTGATCTCATTGTCGGCAAACGGAATCTGAGCGCGATCGGCACACTCGTCGAACGTTCGACCGGCACCGTCATGCTCGTTCATCTGCCCGACGGATACAAGCCCGAGCAGACCGCGCCCGCGTTGACCGAACAGCTCGAGACGCTGCCCACGAGCCTGCGCCGGACCCTGACGTGGGACCAGGGTTCGGAGATGCGGGACTGGAAGAGCGTCAGCGCGGCCACCGGGATCGACATCTACTTCTGTGATCCACACGCACCCTGGCAGCGCGGGACCAACGAGAATACGAACGGCATTCTCCGTCAGTACTTCCCCAAAGGTTCGGACCTGAGTGTGCACTCGAAAGCAGACCTGGAGTGGGTCTCACGGCAACTCAATGAGCGCCCCCGGAAACGGCTAGAATTTCGCACACCCATCGAAGAGATGGAACGACTGCTGTTGCGATGA
- a CDS encoding GAP family protein, protein MGSVIGELLPLAVGVAISPIPIIAVILMLLSKRAGGASAGFGVGWILGILVATGIFMLLAGSIDTSGSDGPSATASWVKVVLGVLLLLLAGRQWRSRNAHAEPPKWMQAIDDLNFVKSTGLGFALAAINPKNLLLCVSAGVGIGTAGVSGGEQVVALIVYTVLAGSTVLVPVIAYAVAADKMRGTLDNLKVWLQSNNAAVMSVLLLVMGAVVLGKGFGGLF, encoded by the coding sequence ATGGGCTCAGTCATCGGAGAACTGTTACCGCTCGCAGTGGGTGTCGCGATCTCGCCGATACCGATCATCGCCGTCATCCTGATGCTGCTGTCGAAGCGTGCGGGCGGTGCGAGCGCGGGCTTCGGCGTCGGCTGGATCCTGGGGATTCTTGTTGCTACGGGCATCTTCATGCTCCTCGCCGGCAGCATCGACACGTCCGGCTCCGACGGTCCGTCGGCGACCGCGTCGTGGGTGAAGGTGGTTCTCGGTGTGCTGCTGCTCCTGCTCGCGGGGCGGCAGTGGAGAAGCCGCAATGCCCACGCGGAGCCGCCGAAGTGGATGCAGGCCATCGACGACCTGAACTTCGTGAAATCCACCGGTCTCGGATTTGCGCTGGCGGCAATCAATCCCAAGAACCTGCTGCTCTGCGTGTCCGCGGGCGTCGGGATCGGTACGGCCGGGGTGAGCGGCGGCGAGCAGGTGGTGGCGCTGATCGTGTACACGGTGCTGGCCGGATCGACCGTCCTCGTCCCGGTCATCGCCTACGCCGTCGCAGCCGACAAGATGCGTGGGACCCTCGACAACCTCAAGGTCTGGCTCCAGTCCAACAACGCCGCGGTGATGAGCGTGCTGCTACTCGTGATGGGGGCCGTCGTCCTCGGTAAGGGATTCGGCGGCTTGTTCTGA
- a CDS encoding metal-dependent hydrolase family protein, whose product MTSANTPDQSILFTNVRIFDSTGSDPYEGEVLVEGERIAEVRKGTGDLPREGARVIDGQGKFLMSGLCDAHTHFSWVNSADLPGLGTMGVEEHTLLCARSAQTYIDSGYTMCLGAAAAKPRLDVVIRNAINAGQIPGPRYLANCQEIAVTGGALVKGITAFADGPEEMRKAVRRNVDLGADLVKLSMSGEEITGNQHAEDNYFSDEETLAAVTEAHRRGLRVCSHARSGESVKMSLRNGVDIIYHASFTDEEGLDMLEEQKDRIFVAPGLNWLVATLHDAEAFGYPPEAAEAAGYQHELDCAIDNLKKMKERGIRVLPGGDYGFAWTPHGTYARDLQHFVELLEFSPKDTLLSATALGGQIMRMPDDLGQVKAGFYADMILIDGDPLEDITILQDQSKIVGIMKNGAFHKDPGSGQSARPSELSETHRGTPIPA is encoded by the coding sequence ATGACGTCAGCCAACACCCCCGATCAGTCCATCCTTTTCACCAACGTTCGGATTTTCGACTCCACCGGCTCCGACCCGTACGAGGGTGAAGTGCTGGTCGAAGGCGAACGCATTGCCGAGGTCCGCAAGGGCACAGGAGATCTGCCTCGCGAAGGCGCGAGGGTCATCGACGGCCAGGGCAAGTTCCTGATGTCGGGTCTGTGTGATGCTCACACCCACTTCTCCTGGGTCAACTCCGCAGACCTGCCCGGTCTCGGGACCATGGGCGTCGAGGAACACACGTTGCTGTGTGCCCGCTCGGCGCAGACCTACATCGATTCCGGCTACACCATGTGCCTCGGTGCCGCGGCCGCCAAGCCGCGACTGGATGTGGTCATCCGCAACGCCATCAACGCCGGCCAGATCCCCGGACCCCGCTACCTGGCGAACTGTCAGGAAATCGCGGTCACCGGCGGCGCCCTGGTCAAGGGCATCACCGCCTTCGCCGACGGTCCCGAGGAGATGCGCAAGGCCGTCCGGCGCAACGTCGACCTGGGCGCGGACCTGGTGAAGCTGAGCATGTCCGGTGAGGAGATCACCGGAAACCAGCACGCCGAGGACAACTACTTCTCGGACGAGGAAACCCTCGCCGCGGTCACCGAGGCGCACCGCCGCGGACTGCGGGTGTGCTCCCACGCCAGGTCCGGGGAGAGCGTGAAGATGTCGCTGCGCAACGGCGTCGACATCATCTACCACGCCTCCTTCACCGACGAGGAGGGTCTGGACATGCTCGAAGAGCAGAAGGACCGCATCTTCGTCGCACCCGGGCTGAATTGGCTGGTCGCCACCCTGCACGACGCCGAAGCGTTCGGGTATCCCCCCGAGGCCGCCGAAGCTGCCGGATACCAGCACGAACTCGACTGTGCGATCGACAATCTGAAGAAGATGAAGGAACGCGGCATCCGGGTGCTGCCCGGCGGCGACTACGGCTTCGCCTGGACCCCGCACGGCACTTACGCCCGCGACCTGCAGCACTTCGTCGAACTACTCGAGTTCTCCCCGAAGGACACGCTGCTCTCGGCCACCGCACTCGGCGGGCAGATCATGCGGATGCCCGACGACCTCGGGCAGGTCAAGGCCGGGTTCTACGCGGACATGATCCTCATCGACGGTGACCCGCTCGAAGACATCACCATCCTTCAGGACCAGTCCAAGATCGTGGGCATCATGAAGAACGGTGCCTTCCACAAGGACCCGGGCTCCGGACAGTCCGCGCGCCCGTCCGAGCTCAGCGAAACCCACCGCGGCACCCCCATCCCCGCGTAG
- a CDS encoding bifunctional fumarylacetoacetate hydrolase/alpha/beta hydrolase family protein, with protein sequence MRFARIQGKNGAVVCAVDANGAALPVQFGDTGAPVRELQEIIAGGRAALGRLSTSTPAEGGKLLAPITPHRNVFCVGRNYSEHAAEFAESGFDATGSADGQHVPQYPVVFTKPAATVIACGDPVDPHTDITSALDYEGEIGIIIGKRASKVSRDDAMDYVWGYTLINDVTARDLQRDHKQWFIGKSLDTFCPLGPWAVTADEIDINDLQLQTRVNGELRQDTNTAQLIFDVPTIIETLSAGITLEPGDVIATGTPVGVGIGFDPPKYLVEGDEVIVSAPGLGELRNTIGIPAAADHLTPVGTSELFVEKTGSGPAVVLIHGLGGATTVFEPQIATLAETHTVLRYDLSGHGRSPFAGPASIDNWVEELRELLDAEGIEQTALVAHSMGTLVANTFAAKYPQRVSKVALLGAVRAQPEAAKTATRARARTVREGGMSAVADTVVAAALSQETHSTRPTSVALVRELLLGQNPEGYASACEALAAAVEPDFASIEVPVLLLTGDEDKVSPVAVNDELLSIYPTAQKHVLDGVGHWHSLEDPSAVTNRLQEFLNKP encoded by the coding sequence ATGCGCTTCGCGCGGATTCAAGGTAAGAACGGCGCGGTCGTCTGCGCCGTGGACGCGAACGGAGCTGCACTGCCCGTGCAGTTCGGTGACACCGGTGCCCCAGTGCGCGAGCTGCAGGAGATCATCGCCGGCGGCCGGGCCGCACTCGGCCGGCTGAGCACCAGCACCCCTGCCGAAGGCGGAAAGCTGCTCGCCCCCATCACCCCGCACCGCAACGTGTTCTGCGTCGGGCGGAACTACTCCGAGCACGCCGCCGAGTTCGCCGAGAGCGGGTTCGACGCGACCGGCTCCGCGGACGGTCAGCACGTGCCCCAGTACCCGGTGGTCTTCACCAAGCCCGCCGCCACGGTCATCGCCTGCGGCGATCCGGTCGACCCGCACACCGACATCACCTCGGCCCTGGACTATGAGGGCGAGATCGGCATCATCATCGGCAAGCGCGCCTCCAAGGTCAGCCGCGACGACGCGATGGATTACGTGTGGGGCTACACCCTCATCAACGACGTCACCGCCCGTGACCTGCAGCGCGACCACAAGCAGTGGTTCATCGGCAAGTCCCTCGACACGTTCTGCCCGCTCGGCCCCTGGGCCGTCACCGCGGACGAGATCGACATCAACGACCTGCAGCTGCAGACCCGGGTCAACGGCGAGCTCCGCCAGGACACCAACACCGCCCAGCTCATCTTCGACGTGCCCACCATCATCGAGACGCTCTCGGCCGGCATCACCCTCGAACCCGGTGACGTGATCGCCACCGGCACCCCGGTCGGCGTCGGCATCGGCTTCGACCCGCCGAAGTACCTCGTCGAGGGCGACGAGGTCATCGTCTCCGCACCCGGCCTCGGCGAGCTGCGCAACACCATCGGCATCCCGGCCGCTGCGGACCACCTCACCCCGGTCGGCACCAGCGAGCTGTTCGTCGAGAAGACCGGCAGCGGACCCGCGGTCGTGCTGATCCACGGCCTCGGCGGTGCGACCACCGTGTTCGAGCCGCAGATCGCGACGCTCGCCGAAACCCACACCGTGCTGCGCTACGACCTGTCCGGTCACGGCCGCTCCCCATTCGCCGGTCCCGCGAGCATCGACAACTGGGTCGAGGAGTTGCGCGAGTTGCTCGACGCGGAGGGCATCGAGCAGACCGCCCTGGTCGCGCACTCGATGGGCACCCTGGTCGCGAACACGTTCGCCGCCAAGTACCCGCAGCGTGTCAGCAAGGTCGCGCTCCTCGGGGCGGTCCGCGCTCAGCCGGAGGCAGCCAAAACCGCCACCCGCGCCCGCGCCCGCACCGTCCGCGAAGGCGGTATGTCCGCCGTCGCCGACACCGTCGTCGCAGCGGCGCTGTCGCAGGAAACGCACAGCACCCGCCCGACGTCGGTGGCCCTGGTCCGCGAGCTGCTGCTCGGCCAGAACCCCGAGGGCTACGCGAGCGCCTGCGAGGCACTCGCCGCCGCCGTCGAACCCGACTTCGCGTCGATCGAGGTCCCGGTTCTGCTGCTCACCGGCGACGAGGACAAGGTCAGTCCGGTCGCGGTCAACGACGAACTGCTCTCGATCTACCCCACCGCCCAGAAGCACGTGCTCGACGGGGTGGGCCACTGGCACTCCCTCGAAGATCCCAGTGCTGTCACCAACCGGCTCCAGGAATTCCTGAACAAGCCCTGA
- a CDS encoding FadR/GntR family transcriptional regulator produces MTLAVGPTAAALRHIEAVVAERQLGPGDKLPTERELAAEAGVSRAVVRSVLEDLENRGTVVRYVGRGTFLAPSESAAAETANHPSPSEIMSSRLILEPELLPLAVAAATRDDIEEMRRCLRGGDGARSSEEFERWDTALHHSFALATHNIVLIGVSQLLIDSRQQPIWGGLKKRTFNPELHREYCGEHEDIVEAIADRDPDSARTAMRVHLRHVRTTLLGDNA; encoded by the coding sequence GTGACCCTGGCTGTGGGACCTACGGCTGCCGCTCTGCGGCACATCGAAGCCGTCGTCGCCGAGCGGCAGTTAGGCCCGGGCGACAAGCTGCCGACCGAGCGGGAACTCGCCGCCGAGGCCGGTGTCAGCCGTGCCGTGGTCCGGTCTGTACTCGAGGACCTCGAAAACCGTGGAACAGTGGTGCGTTACGTCGGCCGGGGCACGTTCCTCGCCCCCAGTGAATCCGCGGCCGCGGAGACGGCGAATCATCCCAGCCCCAGCGAAATCATGAGCTCGCGGCTCATCCTCGAACCGGAACTGCTCCCACTCGCCGTCGCCGCAGCGACCCGTGACGACATCGAAGAAATGCGGCGCTGCCTGCGCGGCGGCGACGGCGCCCGATCTTCGGAAGAGTTCGAACGATGGGACACCGCGCTGCACCACAGCTTCGCGCTCGCCACCCACAACATCGTCCTGATCGGGGTCAGCCAACTCCTCATCGACAGCCGTCAACAACCGATCTGGGGTGGCCTGAAGAAACGCACCTTCAACCCGGAGTTACATCGCGAATACTGCGGCGAGCACGAGGACATCGTCGAAGCCATCGCCGACCGGGACCCGGACAGCGCCCGCACCGCGATGCGCGTGCATCTGCGGCACGTCCGCACGACCCTGTTGGGCGACAACGCCTGA
- a CDS encoding formylglycine-generating enzyme family protein, with protein MTGAAPKNMAWIPGGTFWMGSEDFYPEERPVHQVTVDGFWMDAHQVTVAEFRRFVKDTGHVTTAEIAPDPAQYPGADPALLVPGSLVFTPTPGPVPLDDYTRWWSFTPGADWRHPEGPGSNVGGRERHPVTHVSWFDARAYAEWAGKDLPTEAEWEFAARGGLDRKPFVWGEEHEPGGRPGGNVWQGRFPWENLLEDGFAGTSPVGHFRPNSYELSDMAGNVWEWTTDYFTADHSASGKNVAPANSCCIPTNPRVETARVENPDEPYARRVIKGGSHLCAPNYCLRYRPAARQGDTEETSTCHIGFRCIIRP; from the coding sequence ATGACCGGTGCAGCTCCGAAGAACATGGCATGGATCCCCGGGGGCACCTTCTGGATGGGCTCGGAGGACTTCTACCCCGAGGAACGCCCCGTTCACCAGGTGACCGTCGACGGATTCTGGATGGACGCGCACCAGGTCACCGTGGCCGAATTCCGGCGGTTCGTGAAGGACACCGGCCACGTCACGACCGCCGAGATCGCACCCGATCCCGCGCAGTACCCGGGCGCGGATCCCGCTCTGCTCGTGCCCGGTTCGCTCGTGTTCACCCCGACACCGGGGCCCGTCCCGCTCGACGACTACACCCGCTGGTGGTCGTTCACGCCGGGAGCCGATTGGCGCCACCCGGAGGGTCCGGGCAGCAACGTCGGCGGACGCGAACGCCATCCCGTCACGCACGTGTCGTGGTTCGACGCCCGCGCCTACGCGGAATGGGCAGGCAAGGACCTGCCGACCGAGGCCGAATGGGAGTTCGCCGCCCGCGGCGGGCTGGACCGGAAGCCGTTTGTCTGGGGCGAGGAGCACGAACCGGGCGGCAGGCCCGGCGGCAACGTCTGGCAGGGACGGTTCCCGTGGGAGAACCTCCTCGAGGACGGCTTCGCCGGGACGTCGCCGGTCGGCCATTTCCGGCCCAACAGTTACGAACTCAGCGACATGGCCGGCAACGTGTGGGAATGGACCACCGACTACTTCACCGCCGATCACTCCGCGAGCGGGAAGAACGTCGCGCCCGCCAATTCCTGCTGCATTCCCACCAACCCGCGAGTCGAGACGGCGCGCGTCGAGAATCCCGACGAGCCCTATGCGCGCCGCGTGATCAAGGGCGGCTCGCACCTCTGCGCGCCCAACTACTGCCTGCGCTACCGACCCGCCGCCCGGCAGGGCGACACCGAGGAGACGTCGACCTGCCACATCGGGTTCCGGTGCATCATCCGCCCGTGA